The Haloarchaeobius amylolyticus genome window below encodes:
- a CDS encoding digeranylgeranylglycerophospholipid reductase produces the protein MTETYDVVIAGAGPAGGQAARDLASRGYDVVVLETEAEDEFPSRSNKSTAGTFPSTMAAFGIPDEVVMNFTDDVVLESPNHHYRRHQPGAVLEFADFKNWLVDEAVADGAEYWFDARVSRPITEGGDIVGVQYNGDEEVYADIVIDATGPAAPLAKKLDVCNLKREKQAIGIEFEYEGIDVDAEGYADLTDAMMLRLDHDIAPGGYSWIFHTGEDTAKVGVCYLQNESHRQNSKSGYTIDDYLQYWVDTDPRFDDAIRKEGIQHRGSAHIQLPDRMSTDNFMAIGDTVPTVDPLWGEGIDKCMRSGRVAAATADRVLTHSERDTSASELAIYDQLWHERVAPKVKTRLFMTEMLYRVSNERYDELMRDLHSMPADKLESANKGDLLGMLRMMKLEDLTTLARTAKDWYRN, from the coding sequence ATGACTGAAACATACGATGTGGTTATCGCCGGTGCGGGCCCCGCGGGCGGGCAGGCGGCACGAGACCTCGCCTCGCGAGGGTACGACGTGGTCGTACTCGAGACCGAGGCCGAGGACGAGTTCCCGAGCAGGAGCAACAAGTCGACCGCGGGGACGTTCCCCTCCACCATGGCCGCGTTCGGCATCCCCGACGAGGTCGTGATGAACTTCACTGACGACGTGGTGCTCGAGTCCCCCAACCACCACTACCGGCGCCACCAGCCCGGCGCCGTCCTCGAGTTCGCCGACTTCAAGAACTGGCTGGTCGACGAGGCCGTGGCCGACGGCGCCGAGTACTGGTTCGACGCCCGCGTCTCCAGGCCCATCACCGAGGGCGGGGACATCGTGGGCGTGCAGTACAACGGCGACGAGGAGGTCTACGCCGACATCGTCATCGACGCCACCGGCCCGGCCGCCCCTCTCGCGAAGAAGCTCGACGTCTGCAACCTCAAGCGCGAGAAGCAGGCCATCGGCATCGAGTTCGAGTACGAGGGCATCGACGTCGACGCCGAGGGCTACGCCGACCTCACCGACGCGATGATGCTCCGGCTCGACCACGACATCGCCCCCGGCGGCTACTCGTGGATCTTCCACACGGGCGAAGACACCGCGAAGGTCGGTGTCTGCTACCTCCAGAACGAGAGCCACCGCCAGAACTCGAAGTCGGGCTACACCATCGACGACTACCTCCAGTACTGGGTCGACACCGACCCGCGCTTCGACGACGCCATCCGCAAGGAGGGCATCCAGCACCGCGGCTCCGCGCACATCCAGCTCCCGGACCGGATGAGCACGGACAACTTCATGGCCATCGGCGACACCGTCCCGACGGTCGACCCGCTCTGGGGCGAGGGCATCGACAAGTGCATGCGCTCGGGCCGGGTCGCCGCCGCGACCGCCGACCGGGTGCTCACCCACAGCGAGCGCGACACCTCCGCCTCGGAACTCGCCATCTACGACCAGCTCTGGCACGAGCGCGTCGCGCCGAAGGTCAAGACCCGGCTGTTCATGACCGAGATGCTGTACCGCGTCTCCAACGAGCGCTACGACGAGCTGATGCGGGACCTCCACAGCATGCCAGCCGACAAACTGGAGTCCGCCAACAAGGGCGACCTCCTCGGGATGCTCCGCATGATGAAACTGGAGGACCTCACGACGCTCGCGCGGACCGCGAAGGACTGGTACAGGAACTAG
- a CDS encoding RAD55 family ATPase, translating to MAGRLETGIDVLDRKLNGGLPPGAIVAFTVDPASQSELLLYELTAARGTLYLTTERSDQAVRDAIENTNAPVGSPTVRDISGSEPLDQANRLIRALPEGANLIIDTADVLERGDRNRYRSFMTELQTHMVNTGSIAFLHCLNGHHIPTNRDTTKHMADVVFDLTTQVRGTELENRLSVPKFRGGQALTETVKLELADQVAIDTSRDIA from the coding sequence ATGGCTGGGCGGCTTGAGACTGGTATCGACGTGCTCGACCGGAAGCTCAACGGTGGTCTCCCACCGGGGGCGATCGTGGCGTTCACCGTGGACCCTGCGAGTCAATCCGAGCTTCTGCTGTACGAGCTGACCGCCGCCCGCGGCACCCTCTACCTGACGACCGAGCGTTCCGACCAGGCGGTCCGGGACGCCATCGAGAACACCAACGCGCCCGTCGGGAGCCCGACGGTCCGGGACATCTCGGGGTCGGAACCGCTCGACCAGGCCAACCGCCTCATCCGGGCGCTGCCGGAGGGTGCCAACCTCATCATCGACACCGCCGACGTGCTCGAACGCGGCGACCGCAACCGCTACCGGAGCTTCATGACCGAGCTCCAGACCCACATGGTCAACACGGGCTCCATCGCCTTCCTGCACTGCCTGAACGGCCACCACATCCCGACGAACCGGGACACCACGAAGCATATGGCAGACGTGGTGTTCGACCTCACCACGCAGGTCCGCGGGACCGAACTGGAGAACCGTCTCTCGGTGCCGAAGTTCCGCGGCGGCCAGGCGCTCACCGAGACGGTCAAGCTCGAACTCGCGGACCAGGTCGCCATCGACACCTCGCGCGACATCGCATAG
- a CDS encoding MinD/ParA family ATP-binding protein: MLAIAGGKGGVGKTTTTLALAATLGDSRRPVRVVDADCDMPDLHTLAGCDRKPTLATVGDPAAPADSPVPAYPGVRLVGAPTPGAGTSTDVVAALRALADGDRLPTLVDTPGGAGPPAVEPLRAVDAVVLVSDSTPQSLLDAAKTAAMARQLDATVAGVVLTRTRDAPEGVPDLLGAPVLATVPPASQPLECAGVWRAYETAARELGTQTII; the protein is encoded by the coding sequence ATGCTCGCCATCGCCGGCGGCAAGGGCGGCGTCGGGAAGACCACCACGACGCTCGCGCTGGCCGCCACGCTCGGAGACAGCCGTCGCCCCGTCCGGGTCGTCGACGCCGACTGCGACATGCCCGACCTGCACACGCTGGCGGGGTGCGACCGGAAGCCGACCCTGGCCACGGTCGGGGACCCTGCCGCCCCGGCCGACAGCCCGGTTCCCGCCTACCCCGGGGTCCGCCTGGTCGGAGCGCCGACTCCCGGCGCAGGGACCAGTACCGACGTCGTCGCCGCCCTGCGGGCCCTCGCCGACGGCGACCGCCTGCCCACACTGGTCGACACGCCCGGTGGCGCCGGCCCGCCGGCGGTCGAGCCACTCCGGGCCGTCGACGCCGTTGTCCTCGTGAGCGACAGCACGCCCCAGTCGCTGCTGGACGCCGCGAAGACCGCCGCGATGGCGCGCCAGCTCGACGCGACGGTCGCCGGTGTCGTCCTCACTCGCACCCGCGACGCACCCGAGGGCGTGCCCGACCTCCTCGGCGCACCGGTGCTCGCGACCGTCCCGCCGGCGAGCCAACCGCTGGAGTGTGCCGGGGTCTGGCGGGCCTACGAGACCGCGGCCCGGGAGTTGGGTACGCAAACAATTATTTAG
- a CDS encoding sigma factor-like helix-turn-helix DNA-binding protein, with protein sequence MTARSGPVPATLVDEVADRHDVASDALGTALDRIHDDLHEGADAIHVYYTGSNPDVPAYGADLDAQTVPEPVTGAAGLVTVVWVDDATWDGLTDRFDLSDELAAAVRAVHATHAGDVAPETVSDDTATSLAPLVLPSLRVATLVRAGLSHQQGAVQTLREQGFTQADIAGRLGIDVGTVKSHCYRIDEKVRDARRLLEVLGDATDREQ encoded by the coding sequence ATGACAGCCAGGTCTGGCCCAGTACCGGCGACGCTGGTCGACGAGGTCGCGGACCGACACGACGTTGCCAGCGATGCACTCGGCACCGCCCTCGACCGGATCCACGACGACCTCCACGAGGGGGCAGACGCCATCCACGTCTACTACACCGGCTCGAACCCCGACGTTCCTGCGTACGGAGCCGACCTCGACGCACAGACGGTTCCCGAACCGGTCACGGGGGCCGCCGGGCTGGTGACCGTCGTCTGGGTCGACGATGCGACCTGGGACGGGCTGACCGACCGATTCGACCTGTCCGACGAGCTTGCGGCCGCCGTCCGGGCAGTGCACGCGACCCACGCCGGGGACGTTGCCCCGGAGACCGTCTCGGACGACACGGCCACCTCGCTCGCACCCCTGGTACTCCCGTCCCTGCGGGTCGCCACCCTCGTCCGCGCCGGTCTCTCCCACCAGCAGGGGGCGGTCCAGACCCTCCGTGAGCAGGGATTCACGCAGGCCGACATCGCCGGGCGGCTCGGCATCGACGTGGGGACGGTCAAGTCCCACTGCTACCGCATCGACGAGAAGGTCCGCGACGCCCGGCGGCTGCTGGAGGTCCTCGGAGACGCGACCGACCGCGAACAGTGA
- the pyrB gene encoding aspartate carbamoyltransferase, producing the protein MRHDHLLTAKQLSRADIETVLDHAAEVDENPAAFGERHAGKLLGLCFFEPSTRTKMSFEAAMKRLGGDVVDMGPVESSSVKKGESLADTMRVVEGYADALVLRHPLMGAAKMASEFVEVPLVNAGDGAGHHPTQTLLDLYTIRENAGLDDLTIGIMGDLKYGRTVHSLANALTNFDANQHFIAPESLKLPRSVRFDLHEAGANVREHTELDAILPELDVLYVTRIQRERFPDENEYQQVAGEYQIDAETLEEASDDLSVMHPLPRVDEIAADIDDTAYANYFEQAHNGVPVRMALLDLLLEGDR; encoded by the coding sequence ATGCGTCACGACCACCTGCTCACCGCGAAACAGCTCTCGCGGGCGGACATCGAGACGGTGCTCGACCACGCCGCCGAGGTCGACGAGAACCCGGCGGCGTTCGGCGAGCGCCACGCCGGGAAGCTCCTCGGGCTGTGCTTCTTCGAGCCGAGCACCCGGACGAAGATGAGCTTCGAGGCGGCGATGAAACGACTCGGCGGCGACGTGGTCGACATGGGCCCCGTCGAGTCCTCGTCGGTCAAGAAGGGCGAATCGCTGGCCGACACGATGCGCGTCGTCGAGGGCTACGCCGACGCGCTCGTGCTCCGGCACCCGCTGATGGGGGCGGCGAAGATGGCGAGCGAGTTCGTCGAGGTGCCGCTGGTCAACGCCGGCGACGGCGCGGGCCACCACCCGACACAGACACTGCTCGACCTCTACACCATCCGCGAGAACGCCGGGCTGGACGACCTGACCATCGGCATCATGGGCGACCTGAAGTACGGGCGCACCGTCCACTCGCTGGCGAACGCGCTGACGAACTTCGACGCGAACCAGCACTTCATCGCGCCCGAGTCGCTCAAGCTACCGCGGTCGGTCCGCTTCGACCTGCACGAGGCGGGCGCGAACGTCCGCGAGCACACGGAACTCGACGCCATCCTGCCCGAACTCGACGTGCTGTACGTCACGCGCATCCAGCGCGAGCGCTTCCCCGACGAGAACGAGTACCAGCAGGTGGCCGGCGAGTACCAGATCGACGCCGAGACGCTGGAGGAGGCCTCGGACGACCTGTCGGTGATGCACCCGCTGCCCAGGGTCGACGAGATCGCGGCCGACATCGACGACACCGCGTACGCGAACTACTTCGAACAGGCCCACAACGGGGTGCCCGTCCGCATGGCACTGCTCGACCTGCTGCTGGAGGGAGACCGATGA
- the pyrI gene encoding aspartate carbamoyltransferase regulatory subunit, which translates to MSDTDKELRVSKIRNGTVIDHVRGGQALNVLAILGIDGTSGEQVSIGMNVPSGTLATKDVVKVEGRELSQDEVDVLSLIAPDATINIVRDYEVVEKHRVSRPDSVSGVLACPNHNCITNAQEPVDTEFQVLRDGVRCSYCETIVREDIASHITTN; encoded by the coding sequence ATGAGCGACACCGACAAGGAACTCCGCGTCTCGAAGATCCGCAACGGTACCGTCATCGACCACGTCCGCGGCGGCCAGGCGCTGAACGTGCTGGCCATCCTCGGTATCGATGGGACGAGTGGTGAGCAGGTCTCCATCGGGATGAACGTGCCGTCGGGGACGCTCGCGACCAAGGACGTCGTCAAGGTCGAGGGCCGCGAGCTGAGCCAGGACGAGGTCGACGTGCTCTCGCTCATCGCGCCCGACGCGACCATCAACATCGTCCGCGACTACGAGGTCGTCGAGAAGCACCGCGTCTCGCGTCCGGACTCCGTCTCGGGCGTACTCGCGTGTCCGAACCACAACTGCATCACGAACGCCCAGGAGCCGGTCGACACCGAGTTCCAGGTGCTCCGTGACGGCGTGCGCTGTAGCTACTGCGAGACCATCGTCCGCGAGGACATCGCCTCACACATCACCACCAACTGA
- a CDS encoding GNAT family N-acetyltransferase → MRYRQATADDQPRIARDLLVPAYEAAEEREPEYSNLTDQARTDPDISYWLEEDDRVLFVAETDSGDLAGNVSGAVSPTPPIYDRPPAVYCDGLYVKPEYRRAGVATDLLDRLVAWGRERDCGFFSLSVHVDNDGGKAFFEDYGMTQQYHSMRMQL, encoded by the coding sequence ATGCGATACCGACAGGCCACAGCCGACGACCAGCCACGAATCGCCCGCGACCTCCTCGTGCCCGCCTACGAGGCGGCCGAGGAACGCGAACCCGAATACAGCAACCTCACCGACCAGGCCCGCACCGACCCCGACATCAGCTACTGGCTCGAGGAGGACGACCGCGTCCTGTTCGTCGCCGAGACCGACAGCGGTGACCTCGCCGGGAACGTCTCCGGTGCGGTCTCGCCCACGCCGCCCATCTACGACCGGCCACCCGCGGTCTACTGCGACGGCCTCTACGTGAAGCCCGAGTACCGCCGCGCGGGGGTCGCGACCGACCTTCTCGACCGGCTCGTGGCGTGGGGTCGCGAGCGCGACTGCGGGTTCTTCTCGCTCTCGGTCCACGTCGACAACGACGGCGGGAAGGCGTTCTTCGAGGACTACGGGATGACCCAGCAGTACCACTCGATGCGGATGCAGCTCTGA
- a CDS encoding NUDIX hydrolase — MRVDDLWYLADQADQFAQQRYHDLRDRHDDPMEVTRTRYVSRRRFRTLAERTNRTGAPYGAHTIVYRTDGAVLLVRHEGVDLWVLPGGGIDGDESYREAAARELREEAGVEVSYDGLAILTRLRIVSGEQSMCGVLPVYAARAKTTDPDITDPDDEISAARWFHRLPEDTRDREDLLAWRERNLPELTG, encoded by the coding sequence ATGCGGGTCGACGACCTCTGGTACCTCGCGGACCAGGCCGACCAGTTCGCCCAGCAGCGGTACCACGACCTGCGCGACCGTCACGACGACCCGATGGAGGTCACCCGGACCCGGTACGTCTCACGCCGGCGCTTTCGCACCCTGGCGGAGCGGACGAACCGGACCGGCGCCCCCTACGGCGCCCACACCATCGTCTACCGGACCGACGGGGCGGTCCTGCTCGTCCGCCACGAGGGCGTCGACCTCTGGGTGCTGCCCGGCGGCGGCATCGACGGGGACGAGAGCTACCGCGAGGCCGCGGCCCGCGAACTCCGGGAGGAGGCCGGCGTCGAGGTGAGCTACGACGGGCTGGCCATCCTCACCCGGCTCCGCATCGTCAGCGGCGAGCAGTCGATGTGCGGCGTCCTCCCGGTGTACGCCGCCCGGGCGAAGACGACCGACCCCGACATCACGGACCCCGACGACGAGATCTCGGCGGCGCGGTGGTTCCACCGCCTGCCCGAGGACACCCGCGACCGTGAGGACCTCCTCGCGTGGCGCGAGCGCAACCTGCCGGAGCTGACCGGGTGA
- a CDS encoding type 1 glutamine amidotransferase domain-containing protein — protein sequence MTSALFVVSEEGYWAEECIEPLTTLDEAGVDVTVATPTGEPPVVDEASLDPDDVGEETAEHYREFDETDDRLNDPVPVAGEEAADYEAVVFPGGHGTEWDVNQDSDARRLLRDAVAGDDGVALVVCHAVGILAFTRDDAGEFVVEGRDVTGFPNAWEQDIVDEYDRMPDGRKLPYWVEDEVVAAGGNWDAELDSDTSVTVDGDLVTARGPGSSAAAARTLLDELGIEAPA from the coding sequence ATGACTTCCGCACTGTTCGTCGTCAGCGAGGAGGGCTACTGGGCCGAAGAATGCATCGAGCCGCTCACGACGCTCGACGAGGCCGGCGTGGACGTGACCGTCGCGACACCGACCGGCGAGCCGCCGGTCGTCGACGAGGCTTCCCTCGACCCCGACGACGTGGGCGAGGAGACGGCCGAGCACTACCGCGAGTTCGACGAGACGGACGACCGACTGAACGACCCGGTCCCGGTCGCGGGCGAGGAGGCGGCCGATTACGAGGCGGTCGTCTTCCCCGGCGGCCACGGGACCGAGTGGGACGTGAACCAGGACAGCGACGCCCGGCGGCTCCTCCGGGACGCCGTGGCCGGTGACGACGGGGTCGCGCTCGTGGTCTGTCACGCCGTCGGAATCCTCGCGTTCACCCGTGACGACGCGGGCGAGTTCGTCGTCGAGGGCCGGGACGTGACCGGCTTCCCGAACGCGTGGGAGCAGGACATCGTCGACGAGTACGACCGGATGCCCGACGGGCGCAAGCTCCCGTACTGGGTCGAGGACGAGGTCGTCGCCGCGGGCGGGAACTGGGACGCCGAACTCGACAGCGACACCAGCGTCACGGTCGACGGCGACCTCGTGACCGCCCGCGGTCCCGGGTCGTCCGCCGCGGCGGCACGGACGCTGCTCGACGAACTCGGCATCGAGGCGCCGGCCTGA
- a CDS encoding DUF1918 domain-containing protein: MSFEEDDRVVLHDKHSEYDGQTGKITQVMETMFGDATYTIQFEDGQEQGIPEDQLEAAADEDDEE, from the coding sequence ATGAGCTTCGAGGAAGACGACCGCGTCGTCCTGCACGACAAGCACAGCGAGTACGACGGCCAGACCGGCAAGATCACACAGGTCATGGAGACCATGTTCGGCGACGCCACGTACACCATCCAGTTCGAGGACGGCCAGGAGCAGGGCATCCCGGAGGACCAGCTCGAGGCCGCCGCCGACGAAGACGACGAAGAGTAA
- a CDS encoding RNA-binding protein produces MPKVPFHYVDLRAFCYATEDEKRVEEALRYYLPEDYEIERMVNEGHHGDRIVVLSARVENADDVRHVLAKVAELADIESVIGELDDRVTENCELFMRLDKQAAFAGETALGEGITFRAKVEAYPAKKAAAVENARDTLESLREQ; encoded by the coding sequence ATGCCGAAGGTTCCGTTCCACTACGTCGACCTGCGCGCGTTCTGCTACGCGACCGAGGACGAGAAACGCGTCGAGGAGGCACTGCGCTACTACCTCCCCGAGGACTACGAGATCGAGCGCATGGTCAACGAGGGGCACCACGGCGACCGCATCGTCGTGCTCTCGGCACGGGTCGAGAACGCCGACGACGTTCGCCACGTGCTCGCGAAGGTGGCGGAACTGGCGGACATCGAGTCCGTCATCGGCGAACTCGACGACCGGGTGACCGAGAACTGCGAACTGTTCATGCGGCTCGACAAGCAGGCCGCCTTCGCCGGCGAGACCGCCCTCGGTGAGGGCATCACCTTCCGGGCGAAGGTCGAGGCCTACCCCGCCAAGAAGGCGGCCGCGGTCGAGAACGCCCGCGACACGCTCGAATCGCTGCGCGAGCAGTGA
- a CDS encoding RNase P subunit p30 family protein, whose protein sequence is MYEAVHAHPDGETTVARFAHTAAEYGYDGIVVRNHGDARAEYDAERIAEEYGIDVVRGLEVRADDQNQASGYVGNYRRQYTLLLLHGGSKSLNRFAVEQPRIDVLAHPMRGQGDFNHVLAKAAAENGVRVEFNLHHVLRQTGGQRVQSLQSLRKLRELVEKYDVPYVVSGDPSSHLQLRAARELLAVGETIGFDREQIAEGLREWGRLASRNRERDSDAFIEPGVRRGRYEETD, encoded by the coding sequence ATGTACGAGGCCGTCCACGCCCACCCCGACGGTGAGACGACAGTCGCCCGGTTCGCACACACCGCCGCCGAGTACGGGTACGACGGCATCGTGGTCCGCAACCACGGGGATGCTCGCGCCGAGTACGACGCCGAGCGCATCGCCGAGGAGTACGGCATCGACGTGGTCCGCGGCCTCGAGGTCCGCGCCGACGACCAGAACCAGGCGTCGGGGTACGTGGGCAACTACCGCCGCCAGTACACGCTCTTGCTGCTACACGGCGGCTCGAAGTCCCTGAACCGCTTCGCGGTCGAGCAGCCCCGCATCGACGTGCTTGCCCACCCGATGCGTGGGCAGGGGGACTTCAACCACGTCCTCGCGAAGGCGGCCGCCGAGAACGGTGTCCGCGTCGAGTTCAACCTGCACCACGTGCTCCGGCAGACGGGCGGCCAGCGCGTCCAGAGCCTCCAGTCGCTGCGCAAGTTGCGCGAACTCGTCGAGAAGTACGACGTGCCCTACGTCGTCAGTGGCGACCCGTCCTCGCACCTCCAGTTGCGGGCCGCCCGCGAACTGCTCGCGGTCGGGGAGACCATCGGTTTCGACCGCGAGCAGATCGCCGAGGGGCTGCGCGAGTGGGGTCGGCTCGCGTCGCGGAACCGCGAGCGCGACTCCGACGCTTTCATCGAACCCGGCGTGCGTAGAGGTCGCTATGAAGAGACCGATTGA
- a CDS encoding class I SAM-dependent methyltransferase, which yields MKRPIEEHAARFDEMAGRYDDEVNQTDEYKACVSFVLDHAKEDLTAEDTVLDLGCGTGAIGLALAEHAGRVVGRDISEGMLEQAREKAAEAGLDNTEFGEGTFREPNFEGDVDVVVSNFAMHHLSDEEKREAIQAIADLGPRKFVLGDVMFFGEPDPDEPFYSPEVDDPSTVGHLADAFTDAGFVLTAVEPVHDQVGVLVGERVAVDE from the coding sequence ATGAAGAGACCGATTGAGGAACACGCCGCCCGCTTCGACGAGATGGCCGGTCGCTACGACGACGAGGTCAACCAGACGGACGAGTACAAGGCCTGCGTCTCGTTCGTCCTCGACCACGCGAAGGAGGACCTGACAGCCGAGGACACCGTCCTCGACCTCGGCTGTGGCACCGGTGCCATCGGCCTCGCGCTCGCCGAGCACGCCGGCAGAGTCGTCGGCCGCGACATCAGCGAGGGCATGCTGGAACAGGCCCGCGAGAAGGCCGCCGAGGCTGGACTCGACAACACCGAGTTCGGCGAGGGCACCTTCCGGGAACCGAACTTCGAGGGAGACGTCGACGTCGTCGTCTCGAACTTCGCCATGCATCACCTCTCCGACGAGGAGAAGCGCGAGGCCATCCAGGCCATCGCCGACCTCGGCCCCCGCAAGTTCGTCCTCGGCGACGTGATGTTCTTCGGCGAGCCCGACCCCGACGAGCCGTTCTACTCGCCGGAGGTCGACGACCCCTCGACGGTCGGCCACCTCGCCGACGCCTTCACCGACGCCGGCTTCGTCCTGACCGCGGTCGAACCGGTCCACGACCAGGTCGGCGTCCTCGTCGGCGAGCGCGTGGCCGTGGACGAATGA
- a CDS encoding Rpp14/Pop5 family protein — protein MKHLPKHLRPKRRYLAVGIESTPDASFARGDFQRELWYAAQNLVGDVGSADADLTVIQFHFEDGAGEAIVRVRHGHTEPARAAIACIARINGADCGLHVRGISGTIRACEEKYLGRPSEGARQRTVAFEHDDRAAIERESVLDVRVDGEYIGATHLDFE, from the coding sequence ATGAAGCACCTCCCGAAGCATCTCCGGCCGAAGCGGCGCTACCTCGCCGTCGGCATCGAGTCGACGCCCGACGCGTCGTTCGCCCGCGGCGACTTCCAGCGCGAGCTGTGGTACGCCGCCCAGAACCTCGTCGGCGACGTGGGCAGTGCCGACGCCGACCTCACCGTCATCCAGTTCCACTTCGAGGACGGCGCCGGCGAGGCCATCGTCCGCGTGCGCCACGGCCACACCGAGCCGGCCCGGGCCGCCATCGCCTGCATCGCCCGCATCAACGGGGCCGACTGCGGCCTCCACGTCCGGGGAATCTCGGGCACGATACGGGCCTGTGAAGAAAAGTATTTAGGACGCCCGTCGGAAGGTGCGAGACAGAGAACCGTCGCGTTCGAGCACGACGACCGGGCCGCTATCGAGCGAGAATCCGTTCTCGACGTGCGGGTCGACGGCGAGTACATCGGCGCGACGCACCTCGATTTCGAGTGA
- the psmA gene encoding archaeal proteasome endopeptidase complex subunit alpha, with the protein MQGQASQQAYDRGITIFSPDGRLYQVEYAREAVKRGTASIGVRTNEGVVLCVDKRIRSPLMERSSVEKIHKADDHIGIASAGHVADARQLIDFARRDSQVNQLRYGEPIGVETLTKDVTDHIQQYTQVGGARPFGVALIIGGIENGEPRLFETDPSGTPYEWKALAVGADRGEIQDYLETNYDDAADLDGGIELALRALGEVNEEGLRPESLGMATVDVESERFVSLTDEEVEEYLDDLDLLAPEESEDADESADESTEE; encoded by the coding sequence ATGCAGGGACAAGCGTCACAACAGGCGTACGACCGGGGTATCACCATCTTCTCCCCGGACGGTCGCCTCTACCAGGTCGAGTACGCTCGCGAAGCGGTGAAGCGAGGGACCGCCAGCATCGGCGTCCGAACGAACGAGGGGGTCGTCCTCTGTGTGGACAAGCGCATCCGCTCGCCGCTGATGGAACGGTCGAGCGTCGAGAAGATCCACAAGGCCGACGACCACATCGGCATCGCCAGCGCGGGCCACGTCGCCGACGCCCGCCAGCTCATCGACTTCGCGCGCCGTGACTCGCAGGTCAATCAGCTGCGTTACGGCGAGCCCATCGGCGTCGAGACGCTGACGAAGGACGTCACCGACCACATCCAGCAGTACACGCAGGTCGGTGGCGCCCGCCCCTTCGGCGTCGCGCTCATCATCGGCGGCATCGAGAACGGCGAACCGCGCCTGTTCGAGACCGACCCGTCGGGCACGCCCTACGAGTGGAAGGCGCTGGCCGTCGGCGCCGACCGCGGCGAGATACAGGACTACCTCGAGACGAACTACGACGACGCTGCCGACCTCGACGGCGGCATCGAACTCGCCCTGCGCGCACTCGGCGAGGTGAACGAGGAGGGCCTCCGCCCCGAGAGCCTCGGGATGGCCACGGTCGACGTGGAGTCCGAGCGCTTCGTCTCGCTCACCGACGAGGAGGTCGAGGAGTACCTCGACGACCTCGACCTGCTCGCGCCCGAGGAGAGCGAGGACGCCGACGAATCTGCCGACGAGTCGACCGAGGAGTAA
- a CDS encoding ribosome assembly factor SBDS produces MISLDEAVTARLESHGARFEVLVDPDAALAIKRGEFEGDLEDVIAAEDVFEDASRGDRPAEDDLEKVFETTDPMAIIPEVIKRGEIQITAEQRREMQEQKRKQLIQKIARNAVNPQMDNAPHPPDRIESALEQAGFQVDPMEPVESQVDDALDALRPVIPIRFDEVTIAVHVPADYAGSTQAKVRNYGDLEREEWQNDGSWVGVVTFPAGMQNDFYDMVNDMTSGEAETRIIKDEDDLSTR; encoded by the coding sequence ATGATTTCACTTGACGAAGCGGTGACGGCGCGACTGGAGAGCCACGGCGCACGCTTCGAGGTCCTCGTGGACCCTGACGCCGCGCTGGCCATCAAGCGCGGCGAGTTCGAGGGCGACCTCGAGGACGTCATCGCGGCCGAGGACGTGTTCGAGGACGCCTCGCGCGGGGACCGACCCGCCGAGGACGACCTCGAGAAGGTCTTCGAGACGACAGACCCGATGGCGATCATCCCCGAGGTCATCAAGCGCGGGGAGATACAGATCACGGCCGAGCAGCGCCGCGAGATGCAAGAACAGAAGCGCAAACAGCTCATCCAGAAGATCGCCCGGAACGCGGTCAACCCGCAGATGGACAACGCCCCGCACCCGCCGGACCGCATCGAGTCCGCGCTGGAGCAGGCGGGCTTCCAGGTCGACCCGATGGAGCCGGTCGAGAGCCAGGTCGACGACGCCCTCGACGCGCTCCGCCCGGTCATCCCCATCCGGTTCGACGAGGTGACCATCGCGGTCCACGTCCCCGCCGACTACGCGGGCAGCACGCAGGCGAAGGTCCGCAACTACGGCGACCTCGAGCGCGAGGAGTGGCAGAACGACGGCTCGTGGGTCGGCGTCGTCACCTTCCCGGCCGGGATGCAGAACGACTTCTACGACATGGTCAACGACATGACCAGCGGGGAGGCCGAGACGCGCATCATCAAGGACGAGGACGACCTGAGCACGCGGTAA